Proteins from one Natrinema salinisoli genomic window:
- a CDS encoding TIGR00341 family protein: protein MRYLEITVPEGKRRAVLDILESEEIEYVVSDETSGRGYAAVVRFPVPTRAVEPLLDRLKRAGISEEASVVVINAETVISGGFTRLRDRYSRGGQLGARTSRQVLRTKADELTPPFTIYAIMLLISAVVATAGLLADSPAVVIGAMVIAPLLGPALAANVGIVTGDNRLKRTGFTYQVIGVAIVVVASIALATLARLAGLEPAGVDIVVATELEERVAPNLFSLAVALGAGIAGILSLTRGFSEAIVGVMIAAALIPPSAAVGITVAWGMSGAAIGAAVLVIVNLLSINLAALATLWIAGYRPQGLFEVSPTRTPTYTYAAIFGVGLLVLAAPLAGVTLLDFHTTELQSAAEDEVDAVLARQQYEGLESEEVAVELDGEYPIQSVERVVVTVSSREPGPVPGLADRLYEEISPHTDEGVVVEVQYVVAQERGSDGNQQATVRSANGP, encoded by the coding sequence ATGCGCTATCTGGAGATTACGGTGCCGGAGGGGAAGCGGCGGGCCGTTCTCGATATCCTCGAGTCGGAAGAGATTGAGTACGTCGTCAGCGACGAAACCAGCGGCAGGGGGTACGCCGCAGTCGTCCGGTTCCCGGTTCCGACTCGGGCCGTCGAACCGCTCCTCGACCGCCTGAAGCGGGCCGGAATCAGTGAGGAAGCCAGCGTCGTCGTGATCAACGCCGAAACTGTCATTTCGGGGGGATTCACGAGGCTTCGAGACCGCTACAGCCGCGGCGGCCAGCTGGGTGCTCGCACGTCGCGACAGGTGTTGCGGACGAAAGCGGACGAACTCACGCCTCCGTTTACGATCTACGCGATCATGTTGCTCATCAGCGCCGTCGTCGCCACCGCCGGGTTGCTGGCCGACTCGCCGGCGGTCGTGATCGGGGCGATGGTCATCGCGCCGCTTCTGGGCCCCGCGCTCGCGGCCAACGTCGGTATCGTAACTGGAGACAATCGACTCAAGCGGACCGGCTTCACCTATCAGGTCATCGGCGTGGCGATAGTCGTCGTCGCCTCCATCGCCCTCGCCACGCTGGCTCGACTGGCCGGCCTCGAGCCCGCGGGGGTTGACATCGTCGTCGCCACCGAACTCGAGGAGCGGGTCGCGCCGAACCTGTTCTCGCTCGCGGTCGCCCTCGGTGCCGGAATCGCCGGCATCCTGAGCCTCACGCGAGGGTTTTCCGAGGCCATCGTCGGCGTCATGATCGCCGCGGCGCTCATCCCGCCCTCGGCCGCGGTCGGGATCACGGTCGCCTGGGGGATGTCCGGTGCGGCGATCGGGGCCGCCGTCCTCGTGATCGTGAACCTCCTGTCGATCAACCTCGCCGCGCTGGCGACGCTGTGGATCGCCGGCTACCGGCCGCAGGGACTGTTCGAGGTGTCGCCCACCCGGACGCCGACGTACACCTACGCGGCGATCTTCGGAGTCGGGTTGTTGGTGCTCGCCGCGCCGCTCGCCGGCGTTACGCTGCTGGACTTCCACACCACCGAACTCCAGTCGGCGGCCGAGGACGAGGTCGACGCGGTGCTCGCCCGACAGCAGTACGAGGGCCTCGAGAGCGAAGAAGTAGCGGTCGAACTCGACGGCGAGTACCCGATCCAGTCGGTCGAGCGGGTCGTCGTCACGGTTTCAAGCCGCGAACCCGGCCCGGTACCGGGACTCGCCGACCGACTGTACGA
- a CDS encoding helix-turn-helix domain-containing protein, with product MSTIADLRLPAADSVLASTFERAPEATFELESSVSKTRPSLWVSGVDCETATAAFEADPSVEEAELLVETGSRLLYDVTFTEGTGTTRLWDDLLANGGSLLEARASDGWWQVTVRYRDRDALCDAYDRLVDRGINADLRRVTDVTDVDDHETRLTPEQQEALEAALEYGYFEIPRGVSMEELAEELGISHQALSERFRRAYETLVDAELQPAGERSRLE from the coding sequence ATGTCGACGATAGCCGATCTCCGGCTTCCGGCGGCCGACTCCGTGCTGGCGTCCACGTTCGAGCGCGCGCCGGAGGCAACGTTCGAACTCGAGTCCTCGGTATCGAAGACGCGTCCCTCCCTGTGGGTTTCCGGCGTCGATTGCGAGACAGCCACTGCTGCCTTCGAGGCGGACCCCTCGGTCGAAGAGGCGGAACTCCTCGTCGAAACGGGATCGCGGCTGTTGTACGACGTCACCTTCACCGAGGGGACGGGCACGACCCGCCTCTGGGACGACCTGCTCGCGAACGGCGGCTCGCTACTCGAAGCGCGGGCGAGCGACGGCTGGTGGCAGGTGACGGTTCGCTACCGCGACCGCGATGCGTTGTGTGACGCGTACGATCGGCTGGTCGATCGGGGGATCAACGCCGACCTCCGGCGCGTGACCGACGTGACCGACGTCGACGACCACGAGACGCGCTTGACGCCCGAACAGCAGGAAGCCCTCGAGGCGGCCCTCGAGTACGGCTACTTCGAAATCCCCCGCGGCGTTTCGATGGAGGAACTGGCCGAGGAACTGGGGATCTCCCATCAGGCGCTCTCGGAGCGGTTTCGACGGGCCTACGAGACGTTGGTGGATGCCGAACTCCAGCCCGCGGGGGAGCGATCGCGACTCGAGTGA
- a CDS encoding 4a-hydroxytetrahydrobiopterin dehydratase, with amino-acid sequence MADRLSDAEIDEHLPDNWEQDDDEIVRVYEFDDYLRGVNFAQMVGEIAEAQFHHPEIIIRYSGVEIRLTSHEDGGVTDKDIEMAELIESERNA; translated from the coding sequence ATGGCTGACCGACTTTCCGACGCGGAGATCGACGAACATCTCCCTGACAACTGGGAACAGGACGACGACGAGATCGTGCGAGTGTACGAGTTCGACGACTACCTTCGCGGCGTCAACTTCGCACAGATGGTCGGCGAAATCGCCGAGGCGCAGTTCCATCACCCCGAGATCATCATCCGATACTCCGGCGTCGAGATCCGGCTGACCTCCCACGAGGACGGCGGCGTCACCGACAAGGATATCGAAATGGCGGAACTGATCGAGTCCGAACGCAACGCCTGA
- a CDS encoding HTH domain-containing protein, which translates to MSAREPGVSLLVDSDSRGHVHIDCYVRSAIPTGVSEQITTLVERLRTLRECGCVDEVDVSRWPSKRSIAAETEPTCDELVAEFERWADRHGYSLEPGFRRRTIPPSPLGVDAEARERVRVPLVALALYEEDADAEILRGVVPCTELSYTDDEHTYTVDEWLATVETRALDEPVRSSQIDRKPLLEGQ; encoded by the coding sequence ATGTCTGCACGTGAACCCGGCGTGTCGCTGCTCGTCGATTCCGATTCCCGGGGGCACGTTCACATCGACTGCTACGTGCGATCGGCTATCCCGACCGGCGTCTCCGAACAGATCACGACGCTCGTCGAACGCCTCCGAACGCTCCGGGAATGTGGCTGCGTCGACGAGGTGGACGTCTCCCGATGGCCATCGAAGCGTTCCATCGCGGCGGAGACGGAACCGACGTGCGACGAACTCGTCGCCGAGTTCGAACGGTGGGCCGACCGACACGGCTATTCGCTCGAGCCCGGGTTCCGTCGGCGGACGATCCCGCCGTCACCGCTCGGCGTCGACGCCGAGGCGCGCGAGCGGGTGCGAGTGCCGCTCGTGGCGCTGGCGCTCTACGAGGAGGACGCCGACGCCGAGATCCTTCGCGGCGTCGTTCCGTGTACGGAACTATCGTATACGGACGACGAGCATACGTATACCGTCGACGAGTGGCTCGCGACTGTCGAAACGCGGGCCCTCGACGAGCCCGTCCGTAGCTCTCAGATCGATCGGAAACCGCTGCTGGAGGGGCAGTGA
- a CDS encoding helix-turn-helix domain-containing protein — MFTSDQRLSVPDELATSQAKLVYPSLLAGGDARVTDLQRTLGLSKLTLFAVLESLAATDLVERTEGGYVCT, encoded by the coding sequence ATGTTTACGAGCGACCAACGGCTATCCGTTCCGGACGAACTCGCAACCTCACAGGCGAAACTCGTGTATCCGTCCCTTCTCGCCGGCGGCGACGCGAGGGTGACCGATCTACAGCGGACGCTCGGACTATCCAAACTCACGCTCTTTGCCGTTCTCGAATCCCTCGCGGCGACGGACCTCGTCGAGCGCACGGAGGGAGGCTATGTCTGCACGTGA
- a CDS encoding VOC family protein has protein sequence MDAVDHINVDVDSLEPCYEFYRETLELDLVRPPADFEGDHAMFRAGETVVTLAETGRAENWDERGLDHPLDKAHLAFETDRQTYDSLIDALEGQFPNQGPYDWGEFEGFYVLDPDGNLLEIVTYEAPEGDRTRSLLAHDVVEEADSSGVDDPDRANAAGER, from the coding sequence ATGGACGCCGTCGACCACATCAACGTCGATGTCGACAGCCTCGAGCCGTGTTACGAATTTTACCGGGAGACCCTCGAACTCGATCTGGTCAGACCGCCCGCGGATTTCGAGGGGGACCACGCGATGTTTCGAGCCGGCGAGACCGTCGTGACGCTGGCCGAAACGGGTCGCGCCGAGAACTGGGACGAGCGAGGGCTCGACCACCCCCTCGACAAGGCCCATCTCGCGTTCGAGACCGACCGCCAGACCTACGACTCACTGATCGACGCCCTCGAGGGACAGTTTCCGAACCAGGGGCCCTACGACTGGGGCGAGTTCGAGGGGTTCTACGTCCTCGATCCCGACGGAAATCTCCTCGAGATCGTCACCTACGAGGCCCCCGAGGGCGACCGAACGCGATCGCTGCTCGCGCACGACGTCGTCGAGGAGGCGGACTCGAGCGGTGTCGACGATCCAGATAGAGCGAACGCAGCCGGTGAGCGCTGA
- a CDS encoding cupin domain-containing protein: MEQLSTARAEFEEVADGVHLAPLPAGERAGMIYWRIEPGATLPSHSHSNEQIGFVTDGELVAIVEGEEYTLAAGDAYMFSSNEQHGAENRSTDDAVGIGVLAPPREEPDWRRTASAVDQG, from the coding sequence ATGGAACAGCTATCGACAGCCCGCGCGGAGTTCGAGGAGGTCGCCGACGGGGTCCACCTCGCGCCCCTTCCAGCGGGGGAACGGGCGGGGATGATCTACTGGCGGATCGAACCGGGGGCGACGTTGCCGTCACATTCCCATTCGAACGAGCAGATCGGCTTCGTCACCGACGGCGAACTCGTCGCGATCGTCGAGGGCGAGGAGTACACGCTCGCGGCCGGCGACGCCTACATGTTCTCGAGTAACGAGCAACACGGTGCGGAAAACCGGAGTACTGACGACGCGGTCGGCATCGGCGTCCTCGCACCGCCGCGAGAAGAGCCCGACTGGCGACGGACGGCGTCGGCGGTCGATCAGGGGTGA